The genomic region TCGTTGTGGGCAACGCAACCGTCATCAACATCACCCTCGAACAGGAAGCGGGTAATTTGAACGAAGTCGTGGTGACGGCGCTGGGCGTGAAACGGGAAAAACGCCAGTTGGGCTACGCGGTCACCGAACTGGGCGGCCAGGACCTCGCCCAGACGCAGCGCGACAATTTCCTGAACGGTCTGCAGGGCCGTGTCGCCGGGGTCAACATCGCCACCACCAGCGGCATGCCGGGTGCCTCTTCGCAGGTCATCATCCGGGGCGTCAACTCCATCAGCGGTAACAACCAGCCGCTGTTTGTCATCGACGGCATGCCGATCGACAACCGGACGGCCCAGAGTGCCAACTTCGTGGCCGAGCGCAACTCGTCCAGCTCCTTTGCCAACCGGACCGTGGACTTCGCCAACCGCGCCTCGGACCTCAACCCGGCCGATATCGAAACCGTCACGATCCTGAAAGGACCCGAAGCGGCGGCGCTCTACGGCGTCGAGGCGGCCAACGGCGCCATTCTGATCACGACCCGGAAAGGCCGCTCGGGCCAGGGCCGCATTACGTACAGCAACAACTTTACGTTTGAAAAAGTAGGCCGTCTGCCCGAACTCCAGCAGGTCTACAGCCAGGGCAACAACGGGATCGCTCAGAACGCCACGTTCAACTATTTTGGGCCCAAATACGCCGAAGGGACCACGTTCTACGACAACATGAACAACTTCCTGCAAACGGGGATGGGCCAGCGTCATAACCTCTCGTTTGAAGGAGGTACCGACCGGTATACCTACCGCCTGTCGGGCAGCTACTCGACCCGCGAGGGCGTGATTCCGACCACTAAATACGACCGTCTGAACCTGACGCTGAGCGGAACGGCCAAACTGAGCGACAAACTGACCTCGGAAGCCACCATGCAGTACATCAACACCAGCAACCAGAAGGTCTCCAAAGGCCAGAACAGCTTCATGCTGGGCATGCTGCAGTGGCCCATGACCGACGACATGAGCGTGTACATCGACCCGGCAACGGGCCTGCGCAAGAAGGTCACGACGGGCAGCGAGATTGAAAACCCGTATTTTGATGTCAATAAAAACCGGCTGCGCGACCTCGGCAACCGCGTGATTGCCAACGTGGGCCTCAATTATGTGCCGACCAGCTGGCTGACGCTTTCCGGACGCGTGGGGGTCGACGTGTCGTCAACGCAGTACCTGATCAAATTCCACCCGGAATCCAACCGTTCGGGCGGCGTGATCGGCGGCTCCATCGACCAGGCGACCGACAACTCCCGCAACCTGACGATGCAGTATTTTGCCACGCTGAAGCACAAAGTGGGTAAGTTTACGGGCACCATGCGCCTCGGCAGCGCCCTCTACGACAACCAGTACAAAGTTCTGTCGACGCGCGGTGAGAAGTTCCTGGTGCCGGAATTTGAATCCATCAACAACACCGACCCGCTGACGCAGAAATCGCTGTCCCGCATGGAGCAGCGCCGCCTGGTCGGGGCGTTTGGCGACGTAACGGTCGATTACAACAACACGCTGTTCCTGACCGTAACGGGCCGTAATGACTGGTCTTCGACCTTCCCCAAAGCGTACCGTTCGTTCTTCTATCCTTCCGCCTCGCTGAGCTTTGTCTTCACGGAACTGGTGAAGGAAGGCGCGCTGCGGGATGTGTTGAGCTACGGCAAACTCCGGGCGTCGCTGGCGCAGGTGGGTAAGGAAGCTCCCCCGTACTCGACCTCACAGGCCTACGAAAGCCAGACGACCACGGGCGGCGGATTCAGTTACGGCTTCACCGGACCGAACCCGAACCTGAAACCCGAAAAGGTGAATTCGTTTGAAGTAGGTACCGAACTGAAGTTCTTCAACAACCGCCTCGGCATCGACGCCGCTTACTACAAAACGACCAGCCGCGACCAGATCATCCGCGACCTGCGGGCCAGCTACGGCACGGGCTTCGTCCTGAACGTGGTCAACGGCGGTGAAATGTGGAACAACGGGGTCGAACTTTCGCTGAACGCGGAACCCATCCGGGCGGCCAACTTCTCCTGGAACACCATCGTCAACTTTACGAAGACCAACAGCCGCCTCGTGAGCCTGATGCCGGGTCTGCCCGAATTCTACATGTCGGACACCTGGGTATACAGCAACATCCGGAACGGTGCCCGTCCGGGTGGCCCGCTGACGACGCTGACGGGTAACTCCTACCAGCGGAACACGCAGGGCGACATCCTCATCAGTCCCCTGACGGGTCTGCCGATCACCGAAACGGTCTGGAACATTGTGGGCGACCGGAACCCGGATTTCGTCATTGGCTGGAGCAACCAGTTCAATTACAAAAATCTGGCGGTGAGCTTCCTGTTTGACGTTCGGCAGGGCGGCGACGTATACAATGCCACGGAACTGTTCCTCTACAACCGCGGCCTCAGCAAGCGGACGCTCGACCGCGAAACGCCGCGCATTTTCAGAGGCGTGCTGAAAGATGGTCTGGAAAACACGGCCACGCCGACCCCCAACACCATCCAGGTGATTCCGTACTACAACAACAGCTATTACACCGCGCCGGCCGACGAAAACTTCATCGAGCGGGATGTGAACTGGGTGCGCCTGAAAGACGTAACCGTTCGCTACAACCTGCCGACGAGCGCCTTTGGCAACAGCAAGATTTTCAAATCGGCGAGTGTGTTCTTTACGGGAACGGACCTGTTCATGCTGACCAACTACACCGGCGGCGACCCGGGCGTTAACGCTACGACCGCTACAGTGGGTGGCTCAGGCGGCTACGGCATCGACTTCGGTAACCTGCCGCTGCCCCGCGCCTACAACGTCGGCATCAGCATCGGACTGTGATTTAGGATTTTGAAAGACAAACTTGACTCATGAAAAAATTCATAGGTGGTATTCTGCTCGCCGGACTCGCCCTGACCTTCAGTGGCTGCGACAAGTACCTCGATATCAATAAAAACCCCAACAACCCGGACGAGGTGGAAGCGGCCCTGCTGCTCCCGCCGATCCACAACAGCTTCGTGCTGGGTGTGCAGTTCGACGCCCGCTACATTGGCCGGTATGTTCAGAACTGGCAGGCGGCCGGCGGTGGGGATACCTGGGATTTGCACGGTTACGTAGCCAACTCGGATGCCGGTGGCGAAATCTGGCGGAACGTTTATTTTAAAGGGGGCCGAAACCTCGAAAACCTGCTCGCGGACGCGGAGAAGGGCCAGAAATGGGATTACCTCGGCGTGGGTCAGGTCACCAAAGCGTGGGGCTGGCAGATGCTGACCGACGTGCACGGGGAGATTATCCTGTCGGAGGCTTATCCGAATGACCCCAACAAACGGACGTTTGACTACGATACCCAGGACAAAGTGTATACGGAAGTCCAGCGTCTGCTGACCGAAGGCATCAAAAACCTGAACCGGGCCGACGGGAAGGTTTCGCAGGTGCAGCTTCAGCGCGGGGACCTGATCTACAAAGGCGACCGGCTGAAATGGAAACGTTTCGCCTATGGCCTGCTTGCCGTCAACGCCCATCGTCTGGCCAACAAGAAAAGCCTCTACAAGCCTGACCAGGTTATTGCTTATGTAGACAGCGCTTTCACCGGCAACGCCGATGACGCCCTGTTTACGTTCAACGGCCTCAGCACGGCAGATGGCAGCTTCTTCGGACCGCTACGGCAGAACCTCCAGGCATTTGGCCAGTCAGCGTTTATCCTTCGTCTACTGGATGGCACCGTGCTGAACGGGGCCAAAGACCCGCGTCTGTCAATCATGCTGGCCCCGAGCGGCGATAACGTTTATCGCGGACTGATACCGGGCGTCGGCCAGTCTACAGCGGCCAGCGTACCGGTTCCCACGCGTGTGCAGAGCCCCTGGGGCACGCAGTTGAGCGTCAACCCGCCGGTCGGCACCACGGGCAAGTATATCTTCACGGACAAAGGGCCTTTCCCCATCATGACGTATGCCCAGCTTCAGTTTATCAAGGCGGAAGCGGCGTTTATCAAAGGTGATAAAGCTACGGCACTGGCCGCCTATCGCCGGGGTATCGAAGCGCACATGACGGCTTCGTACGTCAACGCACCAGCAGCCGAGCGGACTGCGTATCTGGCCAATCCGGCCGTCATTCCGGCCACCGCCGCCGATTTGACGCTGAATCAGATCATGCTCCAGAAATACATTGCCCAGTGGGGCTGGGGCTTCCTCGAAACCTGGTCGGACCTGCGCCGCTACAACTACAGCGCCGACGTCTTCACCTCGTTCCAGTTACCGAACGCCTTTACTACCAGCAACAACGGCAAACCTGCCCAGCGTCTGCGTCCGCGTTACAACTCGGAATACGTCTGGAACGTGGATGCCCTGACAAAGATTGGTGGCCTGGATCTGGACTTCCACACCAAACCGCTGTGGTTCACGCAACAATAAACTAAGTCATTCGTCGTCGGTCGGCCAGCCGTTTGCCAAAACCTGCGGCTGGCCGACCGACGGCCCAAAGCTTTCCGATATGTTAAAGAAACTTTCTTATTTTCTCCTTTCGGCGGCGGCTCTTCTGACGGTTGCCTGCGAGAAAAATACCATTCCGGCCCAGGATGAGCCTGTCGTGGACGGCGCCCGGATCAAGCTGGTTCACTCCGCTCCGGAAACGGCCGGGGTCAATCTTTTCCTGAACGACAAGAAGATTTCGGCCAATACGCCCACGTCTACCACCATCGTCCAGCCGATCACCTACGGTCTGACCTTCCCCAACTCAGGAGCCAACTACGCGGTGGTTCCGGCGGGTCAGTACACGGCCAAACTGTCGACGCCGGCCAGCGGAACAGCAACCAGCGAGACGGTTGTTTCGACGCAGCAGATTCAATTACAGAATGAGAAGTACTACTCGCTGTTGCTGGGCGGCACGGCGGCCCAGCCCGTTACGGTCCTGCTGAACGACGAACTGCCGGGTCCGGACAATTCGAAGTTCTACGTTCGGTTTGTCAACCTGATTCCCGGTGGTCAGCCGTACGATTTGATTCTGCGCGGCGGCAGTGCACTGCTTACGGGCATCACGGCCGGGACTGCCAGCCAGTTTGTGGCTGTTGACGTGAACAGCAACGTAGCGTTTGACCTGCGGGCCGCCGGCACGACCACCAACATCGGAACGGGTTTTGCCTTCACCAGCAACGCCGCCGGTCGGGTCGTGACGCTCATCGCCCAGGGTCTTCCCGGTCGGACCGGAGCCGTTGCTCCGCGTCTGGGAGGCTACGTAAACCGGTAGTTTCGTTCGGCTTCCAGCCGGGGGCCGCGTCACCATTAGGGCAGCATGCGTTTACTTAGAAAAGCGGTCAGTACGACCGCTTTTTTTATTTATGAAAAGTTACCGAATCCGTTTAAACCTATACGTACGTATGAGCATCTTACCGGCATAAACAACAAAAATACCCGCCTGTTATGAGCCGCACATATGCTTTCCTGCTGGGCCTGACGCTGAGTCTGATGAGTGCCGTAGTTGCCCGCGCCGATGTGGAGTTTTTCCTGAAAATTGATGATGGCGGGCGCTACACCGTCGTGATTGACGAACAGTCGATCACGCTTAACACCGGTCGTTTCCGTTTTTTTGAACTGCCCGCGGGCCGCAACCGGGTGGCGATTCTCCGGAACAATTACCCGGTCTTTCAGGACTGGATCGATTTGCGCCCCGACAGCCGGACGGTCGCTGAGTTTCACCCCCGCCGCGGCCTGCGCCTGCTAACCCAGTTTCCGCTCTTCGACAACGGCATGTACTGCGGCCCGAACTGGGACCAGCCTTACGCCAGTAACCGCCCGGATTACGGCCGTCCGGGCAACGGCCGCCCCGACAACTGGAACAACCGACCGGGGTCCGGCCTACCGGGGTCCGGCCGACCGGGGAACGGGAATGGCAACTGGGGCAACAACCGCCCTTACGAAATGAATCCGCGTGATTTTGACCGCATCCGACAGGGCATCAGCCGTGAATCGTTCGACGAGCGCAAGTTCGAATTTCTGCGGAATGTACTGCCCGGCCAGCCGGTTTCAACCGCCCAGATGTGCGAGCTTCTGCGGATGTTCTCCTTCGATAAATACCGCCTCGAAGCGGCCAAGGTCGGCTGGGAGTGCGTCTCCGACCGGAATAACTACTACGCCACCTTCGATACTTTTTCTTTCGAAAGTTCGCGGCGGGACCTGAAACAGCACATCGGCTGGCGCCTGAACTGAGTGCCGAAAATAAATTTCAAACAAAGACGTACCTAACTCCGGTCAGGTACGTCTTACTGTTTACAGGGCATTTTACTATCTTTAGATTATGAAGAACGAAGACCGCATTCTGGAACTTCTGGCCGAAACCCTTCAGCGCATCGACATTCAGCAGAAACGACTGGAAGAAATGAGCCAGGAACAAAAACAGCACAATCTGAGACTGGAACAGCAGGGCCGGTCGCTGGAACAGCAGGGCCGGTCGCTGAAACAGCAGGGCCAGTCGCTGGAACAACAGGCTCACCTGCTTTCCATGCAGCAGGAAAACAGCAACATGCTGGTTTCCGAACTTCAGCTACACAGGGAAAAGTTAGAAAAGTACGGGGACGGACTTGGGACGCACAATGAAGCTATTGCCGAACTGATGAGCCGCTCGGAAGCGATGCACCTCACTTCCCTGGAACAGCAGGAAGCGTACCGGGCGATGACCCAACTGCTGATGAAACACCATCAGGCTCTACTGGACAAAAACATTCTATAAAAATTATCCGTCCGCTCCAATGAGCTGGACGGATAAAATAAAAGGCTTTTATTTTACAACGCCTACCAGTTCCTTTACCAGCCGGTCGGCTTTGTAAATGTACCGCATGGCCGCCACCATCGCGCCGGTATGGACCGAAATGGCCCGGTTGCGGTCCGGGACAAAAATAAAGCTGCCGGGCAGGCTCTCCATATTCCCGTCAAAGACCAGACCCACGGCCTCCCGGTTGCGGTTGATCATCGGACTCCCGGAGTTTCCTCCAATAATATCGTTTGTCGAAATGAAATTCATCGGCTGGCGCAGCAGCGACAACGGCGGATTTTTCCAGCGGGCGGGCAGATTCCACGGATACCGGTCGCTAAACGAATAATTCCGCTCGTACATGCCGGCAAAGGTCGTCTGAATCGGCGCGATGGTGCCGTTGTACGGATAACTGCGGACAATGCCGTCGTTGATGCGGAGCGAGAAGGTAGCGTCGGGAGGGATGGTGGTGCCGTACACATCGTACAACAGCCGCCCCAGATTGCCCCGCAGGACTTCAAGCTGCTCCTCACCTCCCTGTAAATTTCCGGCGGCTTCCTGAAAACGCGGGGCCGCAATCCGGGCCAGTTGCAGCAGCGGGTCGTTGCTGGCGGCAATGCCCGTTGCGCCTTTGGTTAGCAGATCGCTGACCACAGCGGCGTCCATTAATTTGGTGTTCTGCATCAGGTAAGCGGCGGCTTCGCGGGGATTTCGACCGTTCAGCGCCGCTTTTACGTAGGCATCGTCCGGCCCCAGCGCGGCTCGTGCTTCTGTCAGATGGGCGGCCAGAAAAGCTTCTTCCAGCGAACGTGACATCAGCTTCGGCACTTCCAGCAGCCCCCGGATGCGGTCCGCCTGCGCCGGGTTGGTGGCCGCCGACTGGGCATACAACTGCATCAGCTGAGCAAATGCCAGCAATTCGCCCCGCACAATTCCGGTCGGATTGAACAGGGAAGCATCCCGGAAATACTTCCGCTGGTTGGTTACGTTGGCGGCAATGTCGTCCCAGAGACGCAGCCGGTCGGTCAGGTTCTTGGCCCGGACATCCATCCTGAACTGACGTTCAAAGGCGGCTTTTCGGGCCATCAGATACGGGTCGCGCAAACCGTCGAGTTGACCCTGCGTGGCTTTGAGGCTGTTTTCCAGACTGAATATCTGATTTTGAATGCTGTCGTTTTTAGCCGTGGCATTGTAGGCCGCCAGCGCGTCGGCCCGGTTGCGGTACACCTGTACCTGATACGGAATGGACAAATCCCGGTCGAATTCCAGTTCGGCCACCGTTTTCAGCCGCTCCGTGCTGCCCGGATTGCCGATGACAAAAATCGGGTCGCCTTCCTTCAGCCCGTTCGTATTGAATTTGAAGTAGTGCGTCGTCCGAAGCGGCTTGCCGTTGTCGTACACCCGGAAAAACGAGCAGTCGAGGTTGTAACGCGGATACGTGAAGTTATCGTAATCACCGCCGAAGAAGCCGAGCTGCAGTTCGGGCATGAATACCAGCCGCACGTCGTTGTACCGCTTGAAGCCATAGAGCGAATAGCGGCCACCGTTATAGAACGTGATCGTCTGCAATTCCAGCCCCTTCCAGCCTTCCCGGTTAGCGTATTCGGCTTTGATTTTTTCAAATTCCTGCTCCCGGCGGCCCAGTTGCTCGGCTTCCGAACCGGTGCCCATGGCCGTCTGCACCCGGGCGGTGATGTCCTCCAGCCGCAACAGTTGGTCCACGTACAGACCGGGTACCTTGCGCTCCTCGGCGAGGGTTTTGGCGTAAAAGCCGCTATTGTTGAGGTCTTCGCCTTTTCGCTGCACACCCGTACCGGATTCCCGGGCGCAGTGGTGGTTGGTCATCACCAGTCCGTCGGGCGAGACAAACGAGGCGGAGCAGTAGGAAGCGAACCGCAGCGAGGCCAGCCGGGATTCTTCAAACCATTTGTCGTCGGGGGTGAAGTTGTAGGTCCTGCGGAAATAGTCCTTCGGCGGGTTGTCGAAGGTCCACATCTTGCCCATGTCGTAGGGGCCGGCTTTGACGGTATCCGCGTTGGGTGTGGCGTTGGTCTGCGCCCAGCCGAGCGGCACCGCTCCGAGTAGCAGAACAGCAAGCAGAATTCTTTTCATGCAGGGTCGGTAGTTTTTAACAATACTATTCAAATCGAAAAACAAATGCCATTTCTCGGAGAAATGGCATTTGTTTTTCGATTTGAATCAGCCCATTTCGTTTCCCACCACATATTGTGTCGGCTCTTTTTCCGGTTCCTCCTTTCGGACAAACGGCCGAATGATGAGGCGCGTGCCCCGTTCGTAAGTGAAGAAACGGTAAATCCAGTTGCTGAGTACGATCAGCTTGCTGCGGAAGCCGATCAGGTAATAAATGTGGATAAACAGCCAGATAACCCAGGCCAGAAACCCGCCCAGATGGATGTTACCGGGCAGGTCGGCCACGGCCCGGTTGCGGCCGATGATGGCCAGCGAGCCTTTGTCGAGGTACTCGAACGGCTCCATTTTTTCGTTCTTCAGCAGGCGACGCAGGTTTTTGGCGAGGTGCTTTCCCTGCTGAATCGCCGGCTGGGCTACGCCCGGATGCCCGTTCGGGAATTTCTCGGTTTTCATCATCGCCACGTCGCCGATGGCATAAATCTCCGGATAGCCCTTCACCTGATTGAATTCGTTGACCAGAATCCGGCCCCGTTCGACCGTTTCGGCGGGAATGCCTTCCACCAGCGCACCCGAGACGCCCGCCGCCCAGATGAGCGTGTGGGCCGGAATGGTTTCCCCGGTTTTCAGCTTGACGAGCTGCCCGTCGTAGGTGTCCACCAGCGTTTTGAGCTTAATGGCGATTCCCATGCTGTCGAGGTACTTGTGCGTTTTTTCACTGGCTTCGGGCGACATCGGCGGCAGCACCCGGTCCATTCCCTCAATGAGGTAGATGTTCATTTTGCTGAAATCCAGACCCGGATAATCGCCCGGCAGTACGTGCTTGCGCATCTCGGCCAGCGACCCCGCCAGTTCCACGCCCGTCGGACCGGCCCCGACAATGACGAAATTCAGGAGGCTTTGCCGGGTATCCGGGTCTTTGGTGATGCTGGCCTGCTCGAACGATTGCAGCAGCTGCGACCGCAGATTCAGCGCCTCCGGAACGGTCTTCAGCGGAAATGAGTATTTCTGCACTTCCTTGTTTCCGAAGAAGTTCGGCTTGGTACCGGTCGCGATGACCAGGTGATCGTACCGCAGTTCCCCGATCAGGGTCTGGACCGTTTTCGCCGCCGGATTCACGCCCGTCACCCGCACGAGGCGGAAATGGAAATCTTCGTAGTCCTCGTCGAACATCTTCCGGAGAGGTTCGGCAATGGCGTCCGGTTCGAGGCCCGCGGTTGCGACCTGATAGAGCAGCGGCCAGAAGCCGTGGTAGTTCTGTTTGTCAAACATAACCACCTGAAAATCGCGGCCGTTGAGCCGTTTGGCCAGGTTGATTCCGCCAAACCCGCCGCCGATGATGACGACCCGGGGTTTGTTGGTTTCGGGTATATTCAGTGAAAGTTTATCGAATTTGAGCATAATGGCAGACCAATAATGCGGATAGAAACTTGTTTCCTTACCTATTTACCCGATTTATCCGCTTTTGTTTCAGGACATTGACCGTTTATCCAAAAAAGTAATAAAAAGGGGTCCGGGCGGTCTATTTTCCAACCCTTACATACGAATTGAGCTCTTTACTCGTACCATATCCGAAGCCTCGCTCCCTTTTATGAAGTATCTTTTCCTGCTTGCCCTTTTTCTTTTCTTTATTCCTGATAACGCCCGTGCCCAGCCTCCCGGACAGCGTTTTACCGTCAGCGGGTACGTGCGCGAGACCAGTAGTGAAGAGGCCCTCATCGGCGTCAGCGTCCGGATTCCGGGCACTTCCATCGGGACCACGACCAATACCTATGGCTTTTATTCCCTGACGCTGCCCGCCCGCGACAGTCTGACGCTGGCGTTTTCGTTTGTAGGGTACGAAACGGTCCTGCAATCGCTTTCTCTGCAAAAAAACCGGGAGTTGTCCGTTCACCTGACGGCGGGGCGGGTGCTGACGGAGGTGGTCGTGAGCGGGAGCCGCAACGAGGAAAAGGTCAGCGAAACGCCGCAGATGAGCCAGATTGACGTGCCGGTGGCGCAAATCCGGAAGATTCCGGCGCTGATGGGCGAAAAAGACGTTCTTAAAGTCCTGCAACTGATGCCCGGTGTGCAGAAAGGCTCGGAAGGCAGTACCGGCATCTATGTGCGCGGCGGCGGACCCGACCAGAACCTGATTATTCTCGACGACGCCATTGTCTACAACGCCAACCATCTGTTTGGCTTTTTCTCGGTTTTCAACGGAGATGCCCTCAAAAGCGTCGAACTGACCAAAGGCGGCTTCCCGGCCCGGTTTGGCGGACGGCTTTCGTCGGTGATAGAACTGAACCTGAAAGACGGCAACAAGGAACGCCTGCATGGCGAAGGCGGCGGCGGACTGATTGCCTCCCGGCTGACGCTGGAAGGGCCGTTGCGTTTCAAAAAAGGGCAGCCCGCCCGGTCTTCGTTCCTCATCTCCGGCCGCCGGACGTACCTCGACTTTGTCGCCCGGCCGATCATCAAAAAGCAGTCCGACGGGCAGGTGCTGGCGGGTTATTACTTCTACGATCTCAATGCCAAGGTCAATTACGACTTTGGCCCGAAGAACAAACTCTACCTCAGCGGGTATTTCGGCCGCGACCGGTTTTACGTCCGCGACCGGCAGGAAGGAGTCAACATCGGCATCAACTGGGGCAACGCTACCGGCACGCTTCGCTGGAATCACCTGTTTTCGCAGCGGCTGTTTTCGAACCTATCCCTGATTTTCAGTGATTACAAATTTGGCATTGAATCGGATGAGCAGAACGGCCTCGGCCAGGATGCGTTTTCGCTGCGGTACTCGTCCGGCATCCGTGATTTTTCC from Tellurirhabdus rosea harbors:
- a CDS encoding TonB-dependent receptor: MKYLFLLALFLFFIPDNARAQPPGQRFTVSGYVRETSSEEALIGVSVRIPGTSIGTTTNTYGFYSLTLPARDSLTLAFSFVGYETVLQSLSLQKNRELSVHLTAGRVLTEVVVSGSRNEEKVSETPQMSQIDVPVAQIRKIPALMGEKDVLKVLQLMPGVQKGSEGSTGIYVRGGGPDQNLIILDDAIVYNANHLFGFFSVFNGDALKSVELTKGGFPARFGGRLSSVIELNLKDGNKERLHGEGGGGLIASRLTLEGPLRFKKGQPARSSFLISGRRTYLDFVARPIIKKQSDGQVLAGYYFYDLNAKVNYDFGPKNKLYLSGYFGRDRFYVRDRQEGVNIGINWGNATGTLRWNHLFSQRLFSNLSLIFSDYKFGIESDEQNGLGQDAFSLRYSSGIRDFSLKYDVDFYPSPQHSLRFGVQSLYHRFTPSAIVLKNTDINQFRTAIDAINVLESGIYAEDTWKPTDRWRFNGGLRLSHFVHRNVNYFRPEPRLSGAFRLNPDLSLKASYALMNQYVHLLSNTGIGLPTDLWVPTTDRIKPQQSEQLAAGLAKDFTKSGLTLTVEGYYKTMNNIINYREGASFLLINDPNSADKVSWEDNVTTGRGWSYGAEMLLQKKVGRFSGWAGYTLSWTQWQFPELNFGQKFYPRYDRRHDISLVGIYELSPRITLSGTWVYGTGQALTVPTGQFRAYRHLPLRDPYFGGSPAPGLDNGDQVNEYGTQKNSFRAEPYHRMDLSIQFHKKKKYHERTWELSVYNLYNRRNPFFYDLDLKEQGANQPLKTVLYRYSVFPVVPSLSYLFKF